The window GGCGGGAGGCGGCGGGGCTTACGCAGGAGGAGTTGAGCCAGCGTGCGGTGATGTCGCGCACGCACATTGCGCATATCGAGGGTGGGCGGCGGAGGCCGGATCCGGATGATGCGCGGCGGTTGGATCAGGTGCTGGATGCGGGTGGGTTCTTCGTGAACTTCCTGCCGACGCTCGACGGCAAGAAAGTGGCGGAGCACTTCAAGGAGGCGCTGGAGTTCGAGGGAAAGGCCACGATCGTCAAGGAGTACGCCCCCAATCTGGTGCCGGGCTTGTTGCAGACGAAGGCGTACGCGTACGAGGTGCTTGGCACCGGCTATCCGCGCCCGAGCGACGAGGAACGCGACAAGCTGGTGTCCACCCGGCTCGAACGGGCCCGGATCCTCGACACGTTCCACTCGCCCGAGGCGTGTTTCCTCATCGACGAAGCCGTACTGCGGCGGGTCGTCGGCGGACCTGGCGTCATGTGCGAACAGCTTCGTCACATTGCAGAGCTGGGCGCGAGCCGCCGTATCCGGGTCCACGTACTCCCGTACTCCGTGGGCGCCCACGCCCTCCAGGCTGGCTTCCTTTCCCTCATGTGGTTCGACGACCAGCCGCCCATCGCGTACGCAGAGGGCGTGAACAGCGGGCGCGTGCTGGAGCTTCCGTCCGCAGTGCGCGCATGCCAAGAGCTTTACGATCAAGCACTGGGCGACGCCTTGTCGCACCGTAAGTCCCTGGACTTGCTCCGGTCCGTCGCAGAGGATTACGAACATGAAGAGCAGCGAGCCGACCACCCCTGACGCATCGGCACTGCACGGCTGGCGCAAGTCCAGCTACAGCGGCGGAAGCAGCGACAACTGCCTCGAAGTCAACGACACCGCCCGCCCCACCCACGTCCCCGTCCGCGACAGCAAGAACCCCACCGGGCCGGCGATCGTCTTCTCGGCCCCCGCCTGGACGGCGTTCGTCGACGAGGTCCGTTAGGCCTGCTCTTCCTCGAAGACGTTGCGTAGGCCGTTGAACAGGCTGGGCTCGCAGGGGCTGAGCCGGGTCGCCTGAGCCACTGCCACGATGCCCTCAGCGATCTCCCGCACCGCCCTGTAGTACTCGACGCGATCGGATTCCCACAAAGCCATCAGGCCCCTGCGCGTGTAGTCACGGCTACGGCTCCGTAGCGCTAGGTTCCGGGCGAGTGGCGGCACAGGGCCGACGGGTGTCCAGAACACGGGCACGATCGCCGAGCGCTTCTCCCTCACCTGCCGCCGGCTGAAGGCGTCCCACTCCCTGCCGCAACGCTCGTCCTTGAAGTACTGCGGGGAGTAGAGGGGCACGAACACCTGGGCCCCTGCCAGTGCGCGTTGTGTCGGCCCGTCCCAGCGCATGCCCGGGAGCACTCCTCCGCTGAAGTCGAAGCCGGGGCCGTAGCCCGGCGCCGACCGCGCACTGCTCAGTTCCAAGAGGACGTCGCACAGATCGTCGAAGAAGTGGCGTACTGAGTCCAGGGATTCACCGTGCGATCGAGCGCAGCTCAGATAGAACATCGGCCGTCGCTGCGGAGCATCCGGCGGCGTCAGCTCCCACTCACGGTCGCGGGTCTCGGTTTTCAGTCCGTCCTGCCACGAAAAGCCCTCGACAAATGCCGACGTGATGTCGATCCGCGCCCCGCCCTCAGCGGACTGCGCGGCAATGGAGCGCAGTCTTCCGTTCGCGTCGATCAGAGCGGCGCCCGGAGGAGGGGGATGGGCCCTGGACTCTGCGTGGCCCATCATGACCGTCGCCGAGCCCTTCCCGAACTTCTCCCACCACGCCGCGGCGACCGCGC of the Streptomyces sp. T12 genome contains:
- a CDS encoding helix-turn-helix transcriptional regulator, with protein sequence MAIEDNPRSREQYGAELKRRREAAGLTQEELSQRAVMSRTHIAHIEGGRRRPDPDDARRLDQVLDAGGFFVNFLPTLDGKKVAEHFKEALEFEGKATIVKEYAPNLVPGLLQTKAYAYEVLGTGYPRPSDEERDKLVSTRLERARILDTFHSPEACFLIDEAVLRRVVGGPGVMCEQLRHIAELGASRRIRVHVLPYSVGAHALQAGFLSLMWFDDQPPIAYAEGVNSGRVLELPSAVRACQELYDQALGDALSHRKSLDLLRSVAEDYEHEEQRADHP
- a CDS encoding DUF397 domain-containing protein yields the protein MKSSEPTTPDASALHGWRKSSYSGGSSDNCLEVNDTARPTHVPVRDSKNPTGPAIVFSAPAWTAFVDEVR